The DNA sequence TCCTCGTTGCGGCGGCCGGCGACCCAGCGGGTGTGCGTGTCGCGCGCGTACTCGGGGTACATGGAGTAGGTGGGCGCGAACGAGACGACGCTGCGGCCCGGCCCGCCGAAGGCCTGAAGCACGTGCAGCATGACCTCGTTCGAGCCGTTGGCGGCCCAGACCTGCTCGGCGCTCAGGGTCACGCCCGACTCGCGGCCCAGGTAGGCGGCCAGGTCGCCGCGCAGGCCCAGGAAGTCACGGTCCGGGTAGCGGTTGAGCCCGCGGGCGGCCGCGGCGACGTCGGCCGCGATGGTCGCGACGACCTCCTCCGAGGGCGCGTACGGGTTCTCGTTGACGTTGAGCAGCACCGGGACGTCGAGCTGCGGGGCGCCGTAGGGCGCCTCGTCGGCGAGCTCGGGCCGCAGCGGGAGCGCGCTGGCGCGCGGGGAGGCCGAGGCGGTGGGGGTCGTCACCGGGTCAGTCTACGGAAGCGCCCGCGGCCGCAGGGACGGCGTTTCGCGACGTGAGCCCCCGCGCCGGCGGTCCGCTCAGCCGGCCAGGACGACGTCGGCGCCCTGGATCGTCACCGGGACCTCGGCGAGCGGGGACCCCGCCGGTCCGCCGAGCACGGCGCCGTCGGCCAGCGCGAACCGCGAGCCGTGGCACGGACAGTCGAGCTCGCCGCCCGCCGGGGCGACCTTGCAGCCCGCGTGCGGGCAGATGGAGCTGAACAGGTGGACCTCGCGCTCGGCCGGCCGCGTCAGCAGCAGCGCGTGCCCGTCGAGGTCGACCGCGAGCGCCGCGCCGACCGCGACATCCGTGAGCGCCGCGACGCGCGTGCCCTTGCCGCGCGCCGCGACCGCTGAGGCGTCGTCCTGCGGGGTGGCGCGCGGCTCGACGCACCCGGACAGCAGGCACGCGCCCGCGACGGCGGCGCCGGCCGCGCCGAGGACCTGACGGCGGGAGAGGTCGGTCATGTCGCCATCCTGGCGACCTGGCGGCCCGCGATCCAGTCGGCGAGCCACGCGGCGCGCCGTGACGCGCGCCCTCGGCCGCCGTCCACAGGGCGCCGCGCCCGCGCGCCGGGCGCGTGGGTGGGCGCGCCTACGATCACGGGGTGACCGACACCAGCCCTCACGACGGCCCGGCCGACGGCGGACCCGCGCCCGAAGGCCCCGCGCTCGATGGCCCCGCCGGCCCCGCCCTCGACCCCGGCAAGCGCGCGACCCTCGCGATGCTGCGCGGACTCATCGACAACGTCGGCGCGGACGGCGAGCACGGCGTCAGCACACTGCGCGACCAGGCCGAGCGGTCGCTGCGCGCGCTGGTGGGCCGCGACGACGCGGCGCTGCGCGAGGACCAGTGGCGCGCGATCGAGGCGCTGGTCGCGTTCCGCCGTCGGGCGCTGGTCGTGCAGCGCACCGGGTGGGGCAAGTCGGCCGTGTACTTCGTGGCGACGGCGCTGCTGCGCTCGCGCGGCGCGGGACCGACCGTGATCGTCTCGCCGCTGCTGGCGCTCATGCGCGACCAGATCGCCGCGGCGGCGCGGGCCGGGATCCGGGCGGTGACGATCAACTCGGCCAACGTGACCGAGTGGGACGAGGTCCACGCGGCCATCGCGCGCGGCGAGGTGGACGTGCTGCTGTGCTCGCCCGAGCGGCTCAACAACCCGGGCTTCCGCGACGAGGTGCTGCCACGCCTGGCCGCCGACGCCGGGCTCGTCGTCATCGACGAGGCGCACTGCGTCTCCGACTGGGGCCACGACTTCCGGCCCGACTACCGCCGCATCCGCACGCTGCTGGCCGACCTGCCCGTGGGCATCCCGGTGCTCGCCACGACCGCGACCGCCAACGAGCGCGTGACGCGTGACGTCGCCGAGCAGCTCGCCGTGCGCGGGCCTGCGGACGCCGGCCCCGGCGCCGAGGTGCTGGTGCTGCGCGGCGGCCTCGACCGCACCTCGCTGCACCTGGCGGTGCTTGAGCTGCCCGACCAGCCCACGCGCGTGGCCTGGCTGGCCGAGACGCTCCAGGACGTCGACGGCTCGGGCATCGTCTATTGCCTCACGGTCTCGGCCGCCGAGCAGGTCGCCGAGCAGTTGCGCGCAGCCGGGCTCGCCGTCGCCGCCTACACCGGGCGCACCGACCCGACCCAGCGCGAGGCGCTCGAGGCCGACCTCAAGGACAACCGGGTCAAGGCGCTCGTGGCCACGAGCGCGCTGGGCATGGGGTTCGACAAGCCCGACCTCGCGTTCGTCGTGCACCTCGGGGCGCCGGCGTCGCCCATCGCCTACTACCAGCAGGTCGGCCGCGCGGGGCGCGGTGTCGACTCCGCGGTCGTCGTGCTGCTGCCCGGCCAGGAGGACCGTGCGATCTGGGACTGGTTCGGGTCGCAGGCGTTCCCCGCCGAGGGGCAGGTGCGCGCGACGCTCGCGGCCCTCGCGGGCGCGCAGGGGCCGCTGTCGACGGCGGCCCTTGAGCCACTCGTGGACCTCAAGCGCTCGCGCCTGGAGACCATGCTCAAGGTGCTCGACGTCGACGGCGCCGTACGCCGCGTGCCGGGCGGCTGGACCGCGACGGGTCAGGCGTGGGAGTACGACGCGCAGCGCTACGCGCGGGTGAGCGAGACGCGCGAGACCGAGCAGCAGGCGATGGTGGGCTACGTGCGCACCCCCGGCTGCCGCATGGCGTACCTGCGCCGCCAGCTCGACGACCCCGAGCTGGTCGGCCCCGAGGCCGCGGCCTGGCGCTGTGGGCGATGCGACCGGTGCGGTGGCGTCGCGCTGCCCGCCGTGCCCGACGCCGAGGCGGTGGCCGCGGCGCGGCACGAGATGGACCGTCCGGGCGCGCAGGTCGAGCCGCGCCGGATGTGGCCGTCGGGGCTGTCCGCGCTCGGGCTGGACCTGCGCGGACGGCTGGGCGCCGACGAGCTCGCCGAGACCGGGCGCGCCGTCGCGCGGCTCGACGGGCTCGGCTGGTCAGGGCCGCTGCGCGATCTGTTCGGGCAGTCCACACCCGACGGCGAACTGCCGGTGCCGCTGCGCCGGGCCGCGGCGCGGGTGCTCGACGACTGGACGGCGCTGCGCGGCGAGTCCCCCGCCGCCCCCGCGGGCGCTGCCGAACCGCTCGCCGTCGCCGGGCCGCCGTCCGACGTCGAGGGGTTCACCGACCCGGGCGAGGCGATCGCAGGCCCAGTCGAGGCCGCCGCGGGCCCGGTCGAGGCGGTCGCAGGCCCTGTCAGCGGCGAGCCTGGGCGGCGCCCGCTCGTGGTCGAGGGCGTCGTCGCCGTCCGGTCGGTCACGCGGCCGCGGCTCACCTACCACCTCGCCGACGGGCTGGCCCGCTACCTCGGCGTCCCGCTCATCGGCGCGGTCGGCCCCGTCGCCGGGCACGAGGCGCCCGACCGGCACGACGTGAACTCGGCGATGCGGCTCGCCGGGGTCGTGCGGCGCCTGGAGCTCCAGCTCTCCGAGCCCGCGCTGCGCGGCCTGCCGGGCCGCGCGGTGCTCCTGGTCGACGACTGGACCGAGTCGGGCTGGACGCTCACGGTCGCCGCGCGCCTGCTGCGCCAGGCCGGGGCGCGCCAGGTCTTCCCGTTCGTGCTGGGGATCCGGTGAGCCGGCCGGGCCGGCGCGCGGTGCGCCGCGCACTCGTGACCGTCGCGGTGGTGCTCGCCCTCGCTCTCGGGTTGCCGTTCGGCGCGCGCGCCCTGCAGCACACGCTCGCCTATCACCCTTCGCGCACGCCCCTGCCGGCCGCCGCGGACGTGCTGCCCGGCGCCGAAGACGTCACGCTGACCACACGTGACGGGCTCGAGCTGCGCTCGTGGTTCGTCCCGCCGAGCCCTGGGGCTCCGCAGCGCGACCAGGCGGTGCTGTTCGCGCACGGCAACGGCGGCGCCTTGTCGGGGCGGGCACGGCTGGGCGCCGAGCTCGCCGACCGCGGCTTCGCGGTGCTGATGCTCGGCTACCGGGGCTTCACGGGCAACCCGGGGACGCCGTCGGAGCAGGGCCTGGTGCTCGACGCGCTCGCCGGACAGCGGGAGCTCGCGGCGCGCGGGTTCGCTCCCGAGTCGACCCTCTATCTCGGCGAGTCGATCGGGACCGGCGTCGTGGCCGGCCTGGCGGCGCAGGTCCCGCCCGCGGGGCTCGTGCTGCGCTCACCCTTCACGGCCTTCGAGGACGTCGCAGGCGACCTCGTGCCGCTCCCGGGGCGGATCGTGCGGTTCATCATGGACCGCAATGTGTACCCGGTCGCCGCGCAGGTGGCCGCAAGCGACGTCCCGGTGACGGTCATCCAGGGCTCGGCCGACGAGCTGGTCCCGCCCGCGCAGAGCGACGCCGTCGCGGCCGCGGCGCGCCATCTGGTCGAGCACCTCGTGGTCGAGGGCGCGCGGCACAACGACGGGGTGTGGCTCGGGCCGACGGTGGCCGACGCGGTCGCGCGGATCGGGGACTACGTCAAGCAGTGACGCCGTCGGCGGCCTCGTGCGTTTCGACCGGGTGGCTTCAACCGGGTGGTTTCGACAGGCTCAACCATCAGCGGCCGAGACCACGCCTGCGGCAATCCGCTCCACATCCGTGACGACGTCGGCGAGCGGCCGATCGCTCGACACCACGTGGGTGGCCCCACGCCGCAGCAGCGGCTCGACGGCGTCGATGTCGTGCTCGATCTGCGCACGCCCGGCCGCGTCCTTCCCATACGGGTTGTCCGTGCGCGCCGCGACGCGCGCGAGCAGCACCTCGCGCGGCGCGGTCAGGAGCACGACGGCGTCGAGCCGGTCGTAGACCTCGCTCTGGTTGGGCGCCGTCCCGGCCAGGAAGAGCACGCCCGCCCCGTGCGCGTCGATCCGAGCGCGCACCCGGACCAGGTCCCAGACCTGCTCCCACCCGACGGGCTGGCCGGGGGCGCGCACGAGCACCGAGTGCCCGTCGTAGTCGAGGTCAGCCACCGCGTGACCGCGGGCGGCGAGCCCGCGCAGCGCCGCC is a window from the Xylanimonas ulmi genome containing:
- a CDS encoding alpha/beta hydrolase; amino-acid sequence: MSRPGRRAVRRALVTVAVVLALALGLPFGARALQHTLAYHPSRTPLPAAADVLPGAEDVTLTTRDGLELRSWFVPPSPGAPQRDQAVLFAHGNGGALSGRARLGAELADRGFAVLMLGYRGFTGNPGTPSEQGLVLDALAGQRELAARGFAPESTLYLGESIGTGVVAGLAAQVPPAGLVLRSPFTAFEDVAGDLVPLPGRIVRFIMDRNVYPVAAQVAASDVPVTVIQGSADELVPPAQSDAVAAAARHLVEHLVVEGARHNDGVWLGPTVADAVARIGDYVKQ
- a CDS encoding AAA family ATPase, with translation MTAPDRPAGRAVVLLTGMSGAGKTAALRGLAARGHAVADLDYDGHSVLVRAPGQPVGWEQVWDLVRVRARIDAHGAGVLFLAGTAPNQSEVYDRLDAVVLLTAPREVLLARVAARTDNPYGKDAAGRAQIEHDIDAVEPLLRRGATHVVSSDRPLADVVTDVERIAAGVVSAADG
- a CDS encoding Rieske (2Fe-2S) protein yields the protein MTDLSRRQVLGAAGAAVAGACLLSGCVEPRATPQDDASAVAARGKGTRVAALTDVAVGAALAVDLDGHALLLTRPAEREVHLFSSICPHAGCKVAPAGGELDCPCHGSRFALADGAVLGGPAGSPLAEVPVTIQGADVVLAG
- a CDS encoding RecQ family ATP-dependent DNA helicase produces the protein MLRGLIDNVGADGEHGVSTLRDQAERSLRALVGRDDAALREDQWRAIEALVAFRRRALVVQRTGWGKSAVYFVATALLRSRGAGPTVIVSPLLALMRDQIAAAARAGIRAVTINSANVTEWDEVHAAIARGEVDVLLCSPERLNNPGFRDEVLPRLAADAGLVVIDEAHCVSDWGHDFRPDYRRIRTLLADLPVGIPVLATTATANERVTRDVAEQLAVRGPADAGPGAEVLVLRGGLDRTSLHLAVLELPDQPTRVAWLAETLQDVDGSGIVYCLTVSAAEQVAEQLRAAGLAVAAYTGRTDPTQREALEADLKDNRVKALVATSALGMGFDKPDLAFVVHLGAPASPIAYYQQVGRAGRGVDSAVVVLLPGQEDRAIWDWFGSQAFPAEGQVRATLAALAGAQGPLSTAALEPLVDLKRSRLETMLKVLDVDGAVRRVPGGWTATGQAWEYDAQRYARVSETRETEQQAMVGYVRTPGCRMAYLRRQLDDPELVGPEAAAWRCGRCDRCGGVALPAVPDAEAVAAARHEMDRPGAQVEPRRMWPSGLSALGLDLRGRLGADELAETGRAVARLDGLGWSGPLRDLFGQSTPDGELPVPLRRAAARVLDDWTALRGESPAAPAGAAEPLAVAGPPSDVEGFTDPGEAIAGPVEAAAGPVEAVAGPVSGEPGRRPLVVEGVVAVRSVTRPRLTYHLADGLARYLGVPLIGAVGPVAGHEAPDRHDVNSAMRLAGVVRRLELQLSEPALRGLPGRAVLLVDDWTESGWTLTVAARLLRQAGARQVFPFVLGIR